Proteins from one Actinobacillus delphinicola genomic window:
- a CDS encoding outer membrane protein assembly factor BamD: MKRLKLTLLVAATGLLVACAGDKELQTAPESVLLHRAQTYLKDENYAQAIKYLNALNGRFPRTIYSQQTQIELIYAYFENKEYDKASWAADTFMRYFRNAPHSDYVLYLAGLAKEVPNDHWVQELFGVDQANHDSASMQSALQDYQMLVAAFPNSPYTPDALQRIKYIYSQLARHEVNIAKFYAKRNAWVAVANRLVAVQRQYPLTKAAVESLPLLKEAYEQMNLPKLAADTEALIKAESGAAKKAPDIQKPGEPKNIFPPQWVKLPPMPSEEMIEKMEAENALHADDYVPEQPEQSLKKEKLTDD; the protein is encoded by the coding sequence ATGAAAAGATTGAAGTTGACGCTTTTAGTAGCTGCAACAGGATTATTGGTTGCGTGTGCTGGGGATAAAGAACTGCAAACCGCACCAGAATCCGTTTTATTACACCGAGCACAGACTTATTTAAAAGATGAAAATTATGCGCAAGCAATCAAGTATCTTAATGCATTAAATGGTCGATTCCCACGCACAATTTATAGTCAACAAACACAAATTGAATTAATTTATGCGTATTTTGAAAATAAAGAATACGATAAAGCTTCGTGGGCAGCTGATACTTTTATGCGTTACTTTAGAAATGCGCCTCATTCTGACTATGTGTTATACCTTGCAGGCTTAGCGAAAGAAGTCCCAAATGATCATTGGGTGCAAGAGCTTTTTGGTGTTGATCAAGCTAACCACGATAGTGCATCTATGCAAAGTGCTTTGCAAGATTACCAAATGCTTGTTGCGGCATTCCCAAATAGCCCTTATACCCCTGATGCGTTGCAACGGATTAAATATATTTACTCACAACTTGCTCGTCATGAAGTGAATATTGCGAAGTTCTATGCAAAACGCAATGCATGGGTAGCTGTTGCGAATCGTCTTGTTGCGGTGCAACGTCAATATCCACTTACAAAAGCCGCTGTTGAAAGTTTGCCGTTATTAAAAGAGGCGTATGAGCAAATGAATCTACCTAAATTAGCGGCAGATACAGAGGCATTAATTAAAGCAGAAAGTGGCGCAGCGAAAAAAGCGCCAGATATCCAAAAACCAGGTGAACCTAAAAATATTTTCCCACCACAATGGGTAAAACTTCCGCCGATGCCATCTGAAGAAATGATTGAAAAAATGGAAGCAGAAAATGCACTTCATGCAGATGATTATGTACCTGAGCAACCAGAACAATCGTTGAAAAAAGAAAAACTAACTGATGATTAG
- a CDS encoding opacity family porin: MKKSLLATAILGLATATCANAALTTSGTPITGVSPDAQSGFPTDIPVMPYAQIDLGATTLMQNGDDDLDVSNKTVFSQRVTVGFDFQGDRLGLDFTNFGHYKWHDSLYDANAELKADIYGIGLSYSHAFMLNSTIRPYIGARIGYTHFKSKLTVSYMSKEIARVDNSDNHASIGAFAGVEFDATRNITFGIGTEYNQLWGNDTTDIAGKAFMRVYF, from the coding sequence ATGAAAAAATCACTTCTAGCAACTGCAATTTTAGGACTCGCTACAGCAACTTGTGCTAATGCGGCATTAACCACTTCAGGAACTCCTATCACAGGCGTATCACCAGATGCCCAATCCGGCTTCCCAACAGACATCCCAGTTATGCCATATGCACAAATTGATCTTGGTGCAACCACACTAATGCAAAATGGTGATGATGATTTAGATGTATCAAATAAAACTGTATTTTCTCAACGTGTAACCGTTGGTTTTGATTTTCAAGGTGATCGCTTGGGTTTAGATTTCACTAATTTTGGACATTATAAATGGCATGATTCTTTGTATGATGCGAATGCAGAGTTGAAAGCTGATATTTATGGTATTGGTTTAAGTTATAGCCATGCATTTATGCTCAATTCTACTATTCGCCCATATATTGGAGCACGTATTGGATATACACACTTTAAATCAAAACTAACTGTATCTTATATGAGTAAAGAGATTGCAAGAGTAGATAATAGTGATAATCATGCAAGTATTGGCGCATTTGCTGGAGTAGAATTTGACGCAACACGTAACATCACGTTTGGTATTGGTACAGAATATAACCAATTATGGGGTAATGATACTACCGATATCGCTGGTAAAGCCTTCATGCGTGTTTATTTCTAA
- a CDS encoding opacity family porin: MKKSLIATAILGLAMATGANADLTTTSAPDMSLDNQADTSVVPYAQIDLGMTRLMEPDDELESTKTGFSQRATIGLDFQGDRLGLDFTNFGRYKWNMTLDEGENLAQEEIKESIYGIGLSYTHVMMLDSVVHPYIGARIGYTHVKGEEDYHDGVADVGPDADAAKDSYSFNRFSYGAFGGVEFNITHNVTTGIGVEYDRLYRHYIKDFTGSAFLRVSF; encoded by the coding sequence ATGAAAAAATCACTTATTGCAACTGCAATTTTAGGACTCGCAATGGCGACAGGCGCTAATGCTGACTTAACGACAACATCTGCACCTGATATGTCTTTAGATAATCAAGCAGACACATCTGTCGTACCTTATGCTCAAATTGATCTAGGTATGACTAGACTTATGGAACCCGACGATGAACTTGAATCCACTAAAACTGGGTTTTCACAACGAGCAACCATTGGTCTTGATTTTCAGGGGGATCGTTTAGGTTTAGACTTCACTAATTTTGGTCGATATAAATGGAATATGACCTTAGATGAAGGTGAAAATCTAGCACAAGAAGAAATTAAAGAAAGTATCTATGGCATTGGTTTAAGTTATACGCATGTAATGATGCTAGACTCAGTTGTTCACCCTTATATTGGAGCACGTATTGGTTATACGCATGTCAAAGGAGAAGAGGACTATCATGATGGCGTTGCTGATGTAGGTCCAGATGCAGATGCTGCAAAAGATTCATATTCCTTTAACCGTTTTAGTTACGGTGCTTTCGGTGGGGTAGAATTTAACATTACTCATAACGTAACAACAGGTATTGGCGTAGAATACGATCGTTTATACCGCCACTATATAAAAGATTTTACAGGTAGTGCATTTTTACGTGTTTCGTTCTAG
- a CDS encoding outer membrane protein, whose amino-acid sequence MKKLLLTTAMVALAATTVAHAEPRIFTQVDLGMTSLRTHDHDDYNLHKNAFSQRIAAGLDFQNGSRLALDVTRYGQLKDHYRDSDEDIQVYKQYHYDDIYEETVKSDVYGMGVTYTYAIPVNFALHPYVGGRLGFTNIRIKDEEKTIFGTSSETDSETRFSYGALAGVEYNITPNVTIGAGAEYSRLTSYLDSLSANGFLRYTF is encoded by the coding sequence ATGAAAAAACTTTTACTCACTACTGCAATGGTTGCGTTAGCTGCTACAACAGTTGCACATGCTGAACCACGCATTTTTACACAAGTTGATTTAGGTATGACTTCACTGCGTACTCATGATCATGATGATTATAATTTGCATAAAAATGCATTTTCGCAACGTATTGCTGCTGGTCTTGATTTTCAAAATGGTAGTCGTTTAGCGTTAGATGTAACACGTTATGGACAACTTAAAGATCATTATCGTGATAGTGATGAAGATATCCAAGTGTATAAACAGTATCATTATGATGATATTTACGAAGAAACAGTTAAAAGTGATGTTTATGGTATGGGCGTAACCTATACTTACGCAATTCCTGTTAATTTTGCTCTTCACCCTTATGTCGGTGGTCGTCTAGGGTTCACTAATATAAGAATTAAGGATGAAGAAAAAACAATTTTTGGCACATCGTCTGAGACTGATAGCGAAACTCGCTTTAGCTATGGCGCTTTAGCTGGTGTTGAGTACAATATCACTCCGAACGTTACTATTGGTGCTGGTGCAGAATATAGTCGTTTAACAAGCTATCTTGATAGCTTGAGTGCAAACGGTTTCTTACGTTATACCTTTTAA
- a CDS encoding opacity family porin yields MGKLLIVMAICCWGISLVNATMLFPQYRMPQIFSHNPLNFSIDTSPRPYTQFDFGTTRLINNDGQYLPNKMIFSRHVALGADFTGNRIGLYFTNFGRYKWQITKNLVDQQVLVDINEFGLSYTRAIAIDSILKPYVGARIGYTHFKLRKTYSDIGGGYLAQSGEQNHVSMGTFGGLEATLSPNFTIGIGVEYGRLRGNDTTDLTTKAFARTYF; encoded by the coding sequence ATGGGAAAATTACTTATTGTTATGGCAATCTGTTGTTGGGGAATCTCTTTAGTAAATGCCACAATGCTTTTCCCGCAATATCGAATGCCTCAGATTTTCTCTCATAATCCTTTAAACTTTTCTATTGATACTTCTCCACGACCTTATACTCAATTTGATTTTGGTACGACTCGATTAATAAATAATGATGGGCAATATCTTCCGAATAAAATGATTTTCTCTCGGCACGTTGCACTCGGAGCGGATTTTACGGGTAATCGTATAGGATTATATTTTACTAATTTTGGACGCTATAAATGGCAAATTACCAAGAATTTGGTTGATCAGCAGGTCTTAGTGGATATCAATGAATTTGGCTTGAGTTATACCCGTGCAATTGCCATAGATTCAATCTTAAAACCCTATGTAGGTGCAAGGATTGGCTATACACATTTTAAATTAAGAAAAACTTATTCCGATATTGGTGGTGGCTATTTAGCACAATCCGGTGAGCAAAATCATGTCAGCATGGGAACGTTTGGTGGGCTTGAAGCCACGCTTTCACCTAATTTTACTATTGGGATTGGTGTGGAATATGGCCGTTTACGAGGGAATGATACTACTGATTTAACAACTAAAGCGTTTGCACGGACTTATTTCTAA
- the hrpA gene encoding ATP-dependent RNA helicase HrpA: MTFKKTPSKGTKQKTQQSLSPLQKDLLQQLKAVSNLDYRKLYARIRGLAQIADADKQTQTANDIQNHIVLAQQKLQQREQQRPTVIEFPENLPVSQRKAEIQKLLKENQVIVVAGETGSGKTTQLPKMCLELGFGAKGLIGHTQPRRIAARTVATRIAEELQSPLGELVGYKVRFKDEISEQTQIKLMTDGILLAEIQSDPYLNQYEVLIIDEAHERSLNNDFILGYLKNLLKKRPDLKVIITSATIDVERFSKHFNNAPIIEVSGRTFPVEVLYRPLVEEKNIDQAEGILNAVHELQKMGRGDILVFLSGEREIRDTADMLEKAQLRHTEILPLYARLSAQEQNKIFHPNGLNRIVLATNVAETSLTVPGIKYVIDPGMARISRYSYRTKVQRLPIEPVSQASANQRKGRCGRVSEGVCIRLYSEEDFNNRPEFTDPEILRTNLASVILQMTALGLDDIEAFPFVDRPDKRNIQDGIRLLEELQAIEWVNTKRGSVRKLTPIGRQLAQLPVDPRLAKMLLTAVKQGCLHELMIIVAALSIQDPRERPQDKQQASDEMHRRFMDKKSDFLSFVNLWRYVQEQQKDLTKNQFRRLCQKEYLNYLRLREWQDIYHQIRTIVREMGLPINSEPAAYEQIHTAILSGLLSHIGEKIADKQLYLGARNSQFAIFPNSALFKKQPKWCMAAELVETSKLWGRMVAEIQPEWIEPLAGHLVKKSYSEPRWSKSRGAVIADEKVTLYGVPIVQGRVVNYGNIDPILSREIFIRSALVEGDWNTKHKFFHQNLRLIEEVEDLEHKIRRRDILVDDQVLFDFYDKRLPPEIVSQAHFDKWWKTKSKQQPELLNFEKAFLTNDGEKVSELDFPNYWHQGNLKFKLSYQFEPGLDNDGVTVNIPLALLNQVEMKGFDWQIPGLREELVITLIKALPKAVRKNFVPAPNYAQAFLARVTDQEKPLKEALVNELRKMTGVTIDKALWDDVTLPSHLRMTFRVIDEKGKKIAESMDLDALKVQLKDQVQESLSAVADDGIEQTGIHVWNFDRLPQCYEQKKVGFTVRAFPALVDEKNSVGIKLFETEFEQMTAMQKGLRRLLLLNVPSPIKYLHEKLPNKAKLGLYFTPFGKVIDLIDDCIDCAIDKLISDFGGVVWEEQAFDKLRDYVRENLNEMTCDIAKQVEEILTLSFEVNKRIKGKMDFTLAFAFSDIKQQINQLIYPHFVANTGYDRLKDLKRYLMAIDKRIDKLLQDPNRDRAAMLKVENVQKAYQQLLAKLPKSKPIPEDILAIRYMIEELRVSLFAQQLGTNYPISDKRILAVIQA; encoded by the coding sequence ATGACGTTTAAAAAAACACCTTCCAAAGGAACAAAACAGAAAACGCAACAAAGCCTTTCCCCTTTACAAAAGGATTTATTGCAACAGCTCAAGGCAGTGAGCAATCTTGATTATCGTAAATTGTATGCGCGCATTCGTGGGCTTGCACAAATTGCCGATGCAGACAAACAAACTCAAACCGCCAATGATATTCAAAACCACATTGTGCTTGCTCAACAAAAATTACAACAACGTGAGCAACAACGCCCAACTGTGATTGAATTTCCCGAAAATTTACCCGTTAGCCAACGTAAAGCAGAGATTCAAAAATTATTAAAAGAAAATCAAGTTATTGTCGTGGCAGGGGAAACGGGATCGGGTAAAACGACGCAATTACCGAAAATGTGCCTTGAATTAGGCTTTGGTGCAAAAGGGTTGATTGGACATACCCAACCACGTCGTATTGCTGCTCGTACCGTAGCAACCCGTATTGCTGAAGAATTGCAGAGCCCGCTTGGCGAATTAGTTGGTTATAAAGTCCGTTTTAAAGATGAAATTAGCGAGCAAACGCAAATTAAGCTCATGACGGACGGGATCCTTTTAGCTGAAATTCAATCTGATCCGTACTTGAATCAATATGAAGTGTTGATTATCGATGAAGCGCACGAACGCAGTTTAAATAACGATTTTATTTTAGGCTATCTCAAAAACTTACTCAAAAAACGCCCAGATTTAAAAGTTATTATCACATCGGCAACCATTGATGTAGAACGTTTTTCAAAACATTTTAATAATGCACCAATTATTGAAGTGTCAGGTCGCACTTTTCCAGTAGAAGTACTTTATCGTCCGTTGGTGGAAGAAAAGAATATCGATCAGGCGGAAGGGATCCTCAATGCCGTGCATGAACTTCAAAAAATGGGGCGTGGCGATATTCTTGTCTTTTTAAGTGGTGAACGTGAGATCCGTGATACGGCAGATATGCTGGAAAAAGCCCAATTGCGCCATACTGAAATTTTGCCACTTTATGCACGCTTATCTGCGCAAGAACAAAATAAAATTTTCCATCCGAATGGGCTAAATCGTATTGTGCTGGCAACGAACGTAGCAGAAACGTCATTAACCGTTCCTGGTATTAAATATGTGATCGACCCAGGGATGGCGCGTATTTCCCGTTATAGCTACCGCACCAAAGTTCAACGACTACCGATTGAACCGGTTTCGCAAGCGAGTGCGAATCAACGTAAAGGGCGATGCGGTCGTGTGTCAGAAGGGGTGTGTATTCGTCTTTATTCAGAAGAAGATTTTAATAATCGTCCAGAATTTACCGATCCTGAAATTTTACGTACCAACTTAGCCTCGGTTATTTTACAGATGACAGCGTTAGGTTTAGATGATATTGAAGCATTTCCTTTTGTCGATCGTCCAGATAAACGTAATATTCAAGACGGGATCCGGTTGCTTGAAGAATTACAAGCGATTGAATGGGTAAATACCAAAAGGGGCAGTGTGCGTAAATTAACGCCTATTGGGCGCCAACTTGCACAATTGCCTGTTGATCCTCGTTTAGCAAAAATGTTGCTGACAGCAGTTAAGCAAGGATGCTTGCATGAACTGATGATCATCGTTGCGGCACTTTCTATTCAAGATCCGCGTGAGCGCCCGCAAGATAAACAACAGGCATCGGATGAAATGCACCGCCGTTTTATGGATAAAAAATCTGACTTTTTATCTTTTGTGAATTTATGGCGTTATGTACAAGAACAACAAAAAGATCTCACCAAAAATCAATTTAGACGCCTTTGTCAGAAAGAATATTTGAATTATTTACGTTTGCGTGAATGGCAAGATATTTATCACCAAATCCGCACAATCGTGCGTGAAATGGGATTGCCAATTAATTCAGAACCCGCAGCGTATGAACAAATTCATACAGCAATATTATCTGGGCTTTTATCGCATATCGGTGAAAAAATTGCGGATAAACAGCTTTATTTAGGCGCACGCAATAGCCAATTTGCGATTTTCCCAAATTCTGCCCTTTTCAAAAAACAACCGAAATGGTGTATGGCGGCAGAGTTGGTGGAAACCAGTAAATTGTGGGGACGCATGGTGGCAGAAATTCAACCAGAATGGATTGAGCCATTGGCAGGGCATTTGGTTAAAAAATCATACAGTGAACCACGTTGGTCAAAAAGTCGTGGTGCGGTGATTGCCGATGAGAAAGTGACGTTATACGGTGTGCCGATTGTGCAAGGGCGAGTAGTGAATTACGGTAATATTGATCCGATTTTAAGCCGTGAAATCTTTATTCGATCAGCACTGGTAGAAGGGGATTGGAATACCAAACATAAATTCTTCCATCAAAATTTACGCTTAATTGAAGAAGTGGAAGATTTAGAACATAAAATCCGTCGCCGTGATATTTTGGTCGATGATCAAGTGTTATTTGATTTTTACGATAAACGCTTACCGCCCGAAATTGTATCGCAAGCGCATTTTGATAAATGGTGGAAAACCAAATCAAAACAACAACCTGAATTATTGAATTTTGAAAAAGCGTTCTTAACCAACGATGGCGAAAAAGTCAGTGAATTAGATTTCCCTAACTATTGGCATCAAGGGAACCTGAAATTTAAATTGAGCTATCAATTTGAACCAGGCTTAGATAACGATGGGGTGACGGTAAATATTCCGCTAGCACTTTTAAACCAAGTTGAAATGAAAGGGTTTGATTGGCAAATTCCTGGATTGCGTGAAGAATTAGTGATTACGCTAATTAAAGCTTTACCAAAAGCAGTGCGGAAAAACTTTGTACCCGCACCAAATTATGCGCAAGCCTTTTTAGCGAGAGTGACCGATCAGGAAAAACCTCTTAAAGAAGCATTGGTCAATGAGTTACGCAAAATGACAGGCGTAACAATCGATAAAGCGCTCTGGGACGACGTGACACTGCCAAGCCATTTACGCATGACATTCCGTGTTATTGACGAAAAAGGTAAGAAAATTGCTGAAAGTATGGATCTTGATGCGCTTAAGGTACAACTCAAAGATCAAGTGCAAGAAAGTTTATCGGCGGTAGCCGATGACGGTATCGAACAAACAGGTATCCATGTTTGGAACTTCGATCGCCTGCCACAATGTTATGAGCAGAAAAAAGTTGGCTTTACAGTGCGGGCTTTCCCTGCGTTGGTGGATGAGAAAAATTCCGTGGGTATCAAATTGTTTGAAACTGAATTTGAGCAGATGACGGCAATGCAAAAAGGATTGCGTCGCTTATTACTCTTGAATGTACCATCGCCGATTAAATATTTACACGAGAAATTGCCAAATAAAGCGAAATTGGGGCTGTATTTTACGCCTTTCGGCAAGGTAATTGATTTGATTGATGATTGTATTGATTGCGCAATTGATAAATTAATTTCCGATTTTGGGGGCGTGGTTTGGGAAGAACAAGCGTTTGATAAATTGCGTGATTATGTGCGTGAAAATTTAAATGAAATGACGTGCGATATTGCAAAACAAGTGGAAGAGATTTTAACCCTAAGTTTTGAAGTAAATAAACGCATTAAAGGCAAAATGGACTTTACGTTAGCCTTTGCATTTTCTGATATAAAACAACAGATTAATCAATTGATTTATCCACATTTTGTCGCTAATACAGGCTATGATCGCTTAAAAGATCTAAAACGCTACCTCATGGCGATTGATAAACGCATTGATAAATTGCTGCAAGATCCAAATCGAGATCGTGCGGCAATGTTAAAAGTGGAAAATGTCCAAAAAGCTTACCAACAGCTTTTAGCCAAATTACCAAAATCTAAGCCAATTCCTGAAGATATTTTGGCAATTCGTTATATGATTGAAGAATTAAGGGTAAGCCTTTTTGCCCAACAACTTGGTACGAATTATCCGATTTCAGATAAACGAATTTTAGCCGTTATTCAGGCATAA
- the rluD gene encoding 23S rRNA pseudouridine(1911/1915/1917) synthase RluD — translation MATLILNSEITPDLLGARLDQALAKLFPDYSRSRIKTWIEDDLVKVNGEICNVPKLKVYGGEQIEIQAEVEEDERFEPENLPLNIVYEDEHILVINKPKDFVVHPGAGNRNGTILNALLYHYPSIAEVPRAGIVHRLDKDTTGLMVVAKTIPAQTQLVRDLQKRKITREYEAVAFGVMTQGGKVDEPMARHPTKRTHMAVHPMGKPAVTHYRIMEHFRNYTRLRLRLETGRTHQIRVHMSHIAHPLLGDQTYGGRPRPPKNASPEFLEVLRNFKRQALHAVMLRLYHPITGELMEWHAPLPDDFVQLIDALKADYQLHKDELDY, via the coding sequence ATGGCAACCCTTATTTTAAATTCAGAAATAACACCAGACTTACTTGGCGCACGTCTTGACCAAGCTTTAGCAAAATTATTCCCTGATTATTCACGCTCCCGTATTAAAACATGGATCGAAGATGATCTTGTTAAAGTTAATGGCGAAATCTGTAATGTGCCAAAATTAAAAGTCTATGGTGGAGAACAAATTGAAATTCAAGCCGAAGTCGAAGAAGATGAACGTTTTGAACCAGAAAACTTGCCATTAAATATCGTTTATGAAGATGAACATATCTTAGTCATCAACAAGCCTAAAGATTTTGTGGTCCACCCAGGAGCGGGCAATCGTAATGGCACAATTTTAAATGCATTACTTTATCATTATCCAAGTATTGCTGAAGTCCCACGTGCAGGGATCGTACATCGCCTTGATAAAGACACAACAGGGCTAATGGTTGTCGCAAAAACAATTCCAGCGCAAACCCAATTAGTCCGTGATCTACAAAAACGTAAAATTACCCGTGAATATGAGGCGGTTGCCTTTGGTGTCATGACTCAAGGTGGTAAAGTCGATGAACCGATGGCTCGCCATCCAACTAAACGCACACATATGGCAGTACATCCAATGGGCAAACCAGCGGTAACGCACTATCGTATTATGGAACATTTCCGTAATTACACTCGCTTACGTTTACGTCTTGAAACTGGGCGCACACACCAAATCCGTGTACATATGTCCCACATTGCACACCCATTATTAGGGGATCAAACCTATGGCGGTCGCCCTCGTCCACCGAAAAATGCAAGCCCTGAATTTTTAGAGGTTTTACGTAACTTTAAACGCCAAGCATTACATGCAGTTATGTTACGTCTTTATCATCCAATCACAGGCGAATTAATGGAATGGCATGCACCACTTCCAGACGATTTTGTGCAACTTATTGATGCACTAAAAGCAGATTATCAACTCCATAAAGACGAACTAGACTATTAA
- a CDS encoding opacity family porin, which yields MKKSLLATAILGLATATCANAALTTTGTPITSVAPDAQSGFPTDIPVMPYAQIDLGATYFNFSDNFTNKLFKSPITISSLPNTTAFSQRLTLGLDFQGDRIGFDFSNFGQVKYKIKLENPQGRVLADHFGDIKVNSYGFGLSYVHAMMLNSTVRPYIGARVGFTHVKTKFTPAENIPWTSGEYTDNHATIGALAGVEVDVARNVTLGLGAEYDQLWGNKLNALSGDAFMRVYF from the coding sequence ATGAAAAAATCACTTTTAGCAACTGCAATTTTAGGATTAGCAACGGCAACTTGTGCAAATGCAGCATTAACTACTACAGGTACACCTATCACAAGTGTAGCACCAGATGCACAATCAGGCTTCCCAACAGATATTCCAGTCATGCCGTATGCACAAATTGATCTTGGTGCGACTTATTTTAATTTTAGTGATAATTTTACAAATAAATTATTTAAATCACCTATAACAATTTCATCACTTCCAAATACTACAGCATTTTCACAACGTTTAACACTTGGGCTTGATTTCCAAGGCGATCGAATTGGTTTTGATTTTAGTAATTTTGGTCAAGTAAAATATAAAATTAAATTAGAAAACCCTCAAGGTCGTGTTCTGGCTGATCATTTCGGCGATATTAAAGTTAATAGTTACGGATTTGGATTAAGCTACGTACATGCGATGATGCTAAATTCAACTGTTCGTCCGTATATTGGTGCAAGAGTTGGCTTTACACATGTAAAAACAAAATTTACTCCAGCAGAAAATATTCCTTGGACATCAGGTGAATACACCGATAATCATGCAACGATTGGTGCTTTAGCGGGCGTTGAAGTAGATGTTGCACGAAACGTAACACTTGGATTAGGCGCAGAATATGATCAATTATGGGGTAATAAATTGAATGCATTAAGTGGCGATGCATTTATGCGAGTTTATTTCTAA
- the pgeF gene encoding peptidoglycan editing factor PgeF, protein MQVILPTWQAPKNIRAFTTTRHGGVSTAPFDTLNLGAHVGDDPIAVEQNRVRLQQEMGLPQMPHFLNQTHTTNVLTLPSDSTYPADASYTTQKGEVCLVMTADCLPVLFCNKDGTEIAAAHAGWRGLCDGILENTVEKFNSPRHDIMVWLAPAISQKAFQVSEDLLHAFIDVDPHAEAAFIPDPSASNKYLADLYLLAKQRLHALGITNISGGEYCTFSDKDRFFSYRREKNTGRIATLIWIE, encoded by the coding sequence ATGCAAGTTATCCTTCCAACTTGGCAAGCGCCGAAAAATATCCGTGCTTTCACCACCACCCGTCATGGTGGTGTCAGCACTGCACCTTTTGATACACTAAACTTAGGTGCGCATGTCGGTGATGATCCAATTGCGGTCGAACAAAATCGCGTACGGTTACAACAGGAAATGGGACTTCCTCAAATGCCCCACTTCCTTAACCAAACGCACACCACCAACGTGTTAACATTACCTTCAGATTCTACTTATCCAGCAGATGCAAGTTACACGACACAAAAAGGTGAAGTTTGTCTAGTGATGACCGCAGATTGCCTACCCGTTTTATTTTGTAATAAAGACGGTACAGAAATTGCAGCTGCTCATGCGGGCTGGCGTGGATTATGCGACGGTATTTTGGAAAATACCGTGGAAAAATTTAACTCTCCTCGCCATGACATCATGGTATGGCTTGCCCCTGCAATTAGCCAAAAGGCTTTTCAAGTGAGTGAAGATCTTCTTCATGCGTTTATCGATGTTGATCCTCACGCAGAAGCGGCTTTTATTCCTGATCCCTCAGCATCTAATAAATATCTTGCAGATTTATATTTACTTGCTAAACAACGTTTACATGCCTTAGGCATCACAAATATTTCTGGCGGAGAATATTGTACCTTTAGTGATAAGGATCGCTTTTTCTCCTACCGCCGAGAAAAAAATACTGGGCGAATCGCTACCCTCATTTGGATAGAATAA
- the ndk gene encoding nucleoside-diphosphate kinase, translating to MQQTFAIIKPDAVQRNIIGQIIARLEKNGFRIAAMKMCHLSPAQAQGFYQEHEGKPFFDGLVEYMTSGPVVLCVLEKENAVADYRKLMGTTDPAEAEKGTLRADFAVNKRQNSVHGSDSIASAAREISYFFAQTEIVG from the coding sequence ATGCAACAAACTTTTGCTATTATTAAACCAGATGCTGTTCAACGTAATATTATTGGTCAGATCATTGCACGTTTAGAAAAAAATGGATTTCGTATCGCAGCAATGAAAATGTGTCACTTAAGCCCTGCGCAAGCACAAGGCTTTTACCAAGAACACGAAGGCAAACCATTCTTTGATGGGCTTGTAGAATACATGACCTCAGGTCCTGTGGTACTTTGTGTTTTAGAAAAAGAAAATGCGGTTGCTGATTACCGCAAATTAATGGGAACGACTGATCCAGCTGAAGCTGAAAAAGGGACACTACGTGCCGATTTCGCTGTAAATAAACGTCAAAATAGCGTACATGGTTCTGATAGCATAGCAAGTGCAGCACGAGAAATTAGTTATTTCTTTGCTCAAACTGAAATTGTAGGCTAA